Proteins from a single region of Bartonella sp. M0283:
- the ruvB gene encoding Holliday junction branch migration DNA helicase RuvB, producing the protein MENNERLISANKRDEDGDVSLRPQCLDDFVGQEAQRANLKVFIEAAKNRNEALDHVLFVGPPGLGKTTLAQILAKELGVNFHSTSGPVIAKAGDLAALLTNLEERDVLFIDEIHRLSPAVEEILYPAMEDFQLDLIIGEGPAARSVKIDLSKFTLVAATTRLGLLTTPLRDRFGIPIRLNFYTVDELEHIVKRNAHILNMPIAEDGAREIARRARGTPRIAGRLLRRVRDFASVSGATTINRDIANEALLRLEVDQLGLDQLDRRYLGMIAENFGGGPVGIETIAAGLSEPRDAIEDIIEPYLIQQGFIQRTPRGRVMTAKAWTHMGLNPPKAVDQAQFNMFGGSDD; encoded by the coding sequence GTGACGTTTCTCTGCGTCCCCAATGTCTTGACGATTTTGTCGGTCAGGAAGCTCAAAGAGCAAATCTGAAGGTTTTCATCGAAGCGGCAAAAAATCGTAATGAAGCTTTGGATCACGTTTTGTTTGTCGGTCCTCCCGGACTCGGCAAAACAACGCTTGCGCAAATTCTCGCAAAAGAGCTCGGTGTCAATTTCCATTCCACCTCCGGACCTGTCATCGCCAAAGCGGGTGATCTTGCGGCGCTTTTGACAAACCTTGAGGAGCGCGACGTTCTTTTCATTGACGAAATTCACCGTTTAAGCCCCGCCGTTGAAGAAATACTTTATCCGGCGATGGAAGATTTCCAGCTTGATCTTATTATTGGCGAAGGTCCTGCTGCACGTTCGGTCAAAATTGATCTTTCAAAATTTACCCTTGTTGCAGCAACAACAAGACTTGGCTTGCTGACCACCCCTTTGCGTGATCGTTTCGGTATTCCGATAAGACTGAATTTTTACACCGTTGACGAGCTCGAGCATATCGTCAAACGCAATGCCCATATTCTCAATATGCCTATTGCCGAAGACGGGGCGCGGGAAATTGCGCGTCGTGCACGCGGTACACCACGTATTGCCGGCCGACTTTTGCGCCGGGTCAGAGATTTTGCCTCCGTTTCCGGGGCTACAACAATTAATCGCGATATTGCCAACGAGGCATTGTTGCGTTTGGAAGTCGACCAACTTGGCCTTGACCAGCTTGATCGACGCTATCTTGGTATGATTGCCGAAAATTTCGGCGGTGGACCTGTAGGGATTGAGACGATTGCAGCCGGTTTGTCAGAGCCGCGTGATGCGATTGAAGATATTATAGAGCCTTATCTCATCCAACAAGGGTTTATACAAAGAACCCCCAGAGGTCGGGTTATGACTGCAAAAGCCTGGACCCATATGGGGTTAAATCCTCCGAAAGCGGTTGATCAGGCCCAATTTAATATGTTTGGCGGTTCCGATGATTGA
- the ybgC gene encoding tol-pal system-associated acyl-CoA thioesterase has product MIENVPFCGEFIGNVHHLFARVYYADTDFTGVVYHARYLEFFERGRSEFIRLSSVQHQQPHDKEENEKLGWVVHKITVNYHKSARFDDILDIRTKITKVTGARIVMAQEIICNDLLLVSADVQLALVNSEGRPRRLPDQFVTSWENALSQK; this is encoded by the coding sequence ATGATTGAAAATGTTCCTTTTTGTGGCGAATTTATTGGTAATGTGCACCACCTTTTCGCCCGTGTTTATTATGCTGATACCGATTTTACCGGCGTCGTTTACCATGCCCGTTATCTGGAATTTTTTGAACGCGGGAGATCGGAATTTATAAGATTGAGCAGCGTTCAACATCAACAACCGCACGACAAAGAAGAAAACGAAAAATTAGGTTGGGTTGTCCATAAAATAACCGTCAACTACCATAAATCTGCCCGGTTTGACGATATACTTGATATACGGACGAAGATAACAAAAGTGACAGGCGCACGAATTGTCATGGCGCAGGAAATTATTTGCAACGACTTATTACTTGTCTCGGCAGATGTTCAACTGGCTTTGGTCAATTCCGAAGGTCGGCCTAGAAGGCTGCCCGATCAATTCGTCACAAGCTGGGAAAATGCGCTCTCACAAAAATAA
- the pgk gene encoding phosphoglycerate kinase: MAFRTLDDADVKSKRVLLRVDLNVPVADGKVTDATRIERVKPTITELSRKGAKVILLAHFGRPKGKVVAEFSLKQIVPTVEKVLGKTVAFAEDCIGEKAKAAVDALQDGDIVLFENTRFHEGEEKNDPAFVKALAENGDIYVNDAFSAAHRAHASTEGLAHVLPAYAGRSMQMELEALEKGLGHPAHPVVAIVGGAKVSTKIDLLNNLIEKVDALIIGGGMANTFLAARGLSVGKSLCEHELGETARAILTKAKTENCSIILPVDAIVAESFEANSPNHRYGIDSIPADGMILDIGENSVQRINAAIDDAATLVWNGPLGAFELHPFDEGTVAVAKRVAARTKQKKLTSIAGGGDTVSALHHAGVAADFTYISTAGGAFLEWMEGKPLPGIVALEK, from the coding sequence ATGGCTTTTCGCACCCTTGATGATGCTGATGTAAAATCGAAGCGCGTACTTCTGCGCGTTGATCTCAATGTGCCAGTCGCTGACGGAAAAGTAACGGATGCTACTCGCATCGAGCGGGTTAAACCAACCATCACCGAACTGAGCAGAAAAGGTGCAAAAGTTATTTTGCTTGCCCATTTCGGGCGTCCGAAAGGCAAGGTAGTTGCCGAATTTTCATTAAAGCAAATTGTCCCGACAGTCGAAAAAGTTTTAGGAAAAACAGTTGCTTTTGCCGAGGACTGCATTGGCGAAAAAGCAAAAGCCGCTGTCGATGCCCTGCAAGACGGAGATATTGTTCTTTTCGAAAATACACGCTTCCACGAAGGTGAAGAAAAGAACGATCCGGCATTTGTCAAAGCACTGGCTGAAAATGGTGATATTTATGTGAATGATGCGTTTTCCGCCGCTCACCGTGCCCATGCGTCGACAGAAGGGCTTGCCCATGTTTTGCCGGCCTATGCCGGCCGCTCTATGCAGATGGAACTTGAGGCACTGGAAAAAGGGCTTGGCCATCCGGCTCATCCGGTGGTAGCCATCGTTGGCGGTGCCAAAGTTTCCACGAAGATTGATCTTCTGAACAATTTGATCGAAAAGGTCGATGCGCTTATTATCGGCGGCGGCATGGCTAATACATTTCTGGCGGCCAGAGGTTTAAGTGTTGGAAAGTCATTATGCGAGCACGAACTCGGAGAGACTGCTCGCGCTATTCTAACCAAGGCAAAGACCGAAAATTGTTCAATTATTTTGCCGGTTGACGCTATCGTTGCCGAAAGTTTTGAAGCAAATTCGCCTAACCATCGTTATGGTATCGATTCAATTCCCGCCGATGGTATGATTCTTGATATTGGTGAAAATTCTGTCCAACGTATCAATGCAGCCATAGATGACGCTGCAACACTGGTCTGGAATGGACCTCTCGGCGCTTTTGAATTGCATCCCTTTGATGAAGGCACAGTTGCTGTTGCAAAACGCGTTGCTGCCCGCACAAAACAGAAAAAGCTTACCTCCATTGCTGGCGGTGGTGATACGGTTTCGGCACTTCATCATGCCGGTGTTGCTGCCGATTTCACCTATATTTCTACAGCCGGCGGAGCATTTCTCGAATGGATGGAAGGCAAACCATTGCCTGGTATTGTCGCATTGGAGAAATAA
- the tkt gene encoding transketolase, translating to MKNNDKQNQMANAIRFLSIDAIEKANSGHPGLPMGAADIATVLYTKFLAHDPKKPNWPNRDRFVLSAGHGSMLLYSVMYLSGYEDVTIDEIKNFRQLGAKTAGHPEYRHINGIETTTGPLGQGIANAVGMALGERIMNARWGDLIDHYTYVLAGDGCLMEGISQEAIAFAGHMKLNKLIVFWDNNQISIDGAITISDNTDQCARFEACQWNTIKVDGHDQDAIAKAIEKAKTSDKPTLISCRTTIGFGSPHKAGTNKAHGSPLGKEEVAETRKSLGWESEPFVIPAEILDNWRLAGLNAAKKRQEWDKKLDALDPQKRAEFERLMRGDLPGNFDSVINDYKKKLAADQPKVATRVASQMALEVINGAVGETIGGSADLTGSNNTKTSQTNDITPEDFSGRYIHYGIREHAMAAIMNGLSLYGGIIPYSGTFLCFSDYARPAMRLSSLMGIRVIYVMTHDSIGLGEDGPTHQPVEHLASLRAIPNHLVFRPADVVETAECWQLALKSKTTPSTLALTRQGLPTLRKNYDEDNLCALGAYELMTASDDAKVTIFASGSEVEIAVKARNELENKGIPTRVVSVPCFELFEHQVESYQTALIGTAPVKIAIEAAIRQGWDRFIGRDGVFIGMHGFGASGPIDALYKHFGITPEAVVAAAEAKL from the coding sequence ATGAAAAATAATGACAAGCAGAACCAGATGGCCAATGCTATCCGTTTTCTTTCCATCGATGCAATCGAGAAAGCAAATTCGGGGCATCCTGGTCTTCCGATGGGTGCCGCCGACATTGCGACAGTGCTTTATACAAAGTTTTTAGCCCACGATCCGAAAAAGCCGAATTGGCCTAATCGGGACCGTTTTGTTCTCTCGGCTGGACACGGTTCCATGTTGCTTTATTCAGTCATGTATCTTTCCGGATATGAAGACGTTACGATAGACGAGATAAAGAATTTCCGTCAGCTTGGCGCAAAAACTGCCGGTCATCCGGAATATCGTCATATCAATGGCATTGAAACGACAACCGGTCCGTTGGGTCAGGGCATAGCCAATGCCGTTGGAATGGCACTTGGCGAGCGCATCATGAATGCACGTTGGGGAGATCTCATCGATCATTATACTTACGTGCTTGCCGGTGATGGCTGCCTGATGGAAGGTATTTCTCAAGAAGCCATTGCTTTTGCCGGACACATGAAGCTCAACAAGCTTATTGTCTTCTGGGACAATAACCAGATATCGATTGATGGTGCGATTACGATTTCGGATAATACCGACCAGTGTGCACGTTTTGAAGCCTGTCAATGGAATACAATCAAGGTTGACGGGCACGATCAGGATGCAATTGCCAAAGCAATCGAAAAAGCCAAAACCTCCGACAAACCGACATTGATTTCGTGCCGGACAACAATCGGTTTCGGCTCTCCGCACAAAGCGGGAACCAATAAGGCTCATGGGTCGCCGCTCGGCAAGGAAGAAGTTGCCGAGACACGTAAATCGCTCGGCTGGGAAAGCGAGCCTTTCGTTATTCCTGCCGAGATTCTCGACAACTGGCGGCTTGCCGGTCTCAATGCTGCAAAAAAGCGTCAGGAATGGGATAAAAAGCTTGATGCCCTCGATCCGCAAAAACGTGCCGAATTCGAACGTTTAATGCGTGGTGACCTGCCCGGCAATTTCGATAGCGTTATTAATGACTACAAAAAGAAACTTGCTGCCGACCAGCCGAAAGTTGCAACACGTGTTGCCTCGCAAATGGCGCTTGAAGTTATCAACGGGGCGGTTGGCGAAACAATCGGTGGATCAGCCGATTTGACAGGCTCCAATAACACCAAAACAAGCCAGACCAATGATATTACACCGGAAGATTTTTCAGGTCGTTATATCCATTATGGTATTCGCGAACATGCCATGGCCGCGATTATGAACGGCTTGTCACTTTATGGTGGTATCATTCCCTATTCGGGAACTTTCTTGTGCTTTTCCGACTATGCCCGTCCGGCAATGCGGCTTTCATCATTGATGGGTATTCGTGTCATCTATGTGATGACCCATGATTCCATCGGCCTTGGTGAAGATGGGCCGACCCATCAACCGGTTGAACATCTGGCAAGTTTGCGGGCAATTCCCAATCATCTTGTTTTCCGTCCGGCAGATGTGGTCGAGACCGCCGAATGTTGGCAATTGGCACTGAAATCAAAAACAACGCCTTCGACTTTGGCATTGACCCGCCAGGGCTTGCCAACTTTACGTAAAAACTATGATGAAGACAATCTTTGTGCTTTGGGCGCTTATGAATTGATGACGGCGAGTGATGATGCAAAAGTTACGATTTTTGCATCCGGTTCGGAAGTGGAAATAGCGGTGAAAGCCCGCAACGAGCTTGAAAACAAAGGAATTCCTACAAGAGTTGTATCGGTCCCTTGTTTTGAACTTTTCGAGCACCAAGTAGAGTCCTATCAGACAGCTTTGATAGGAACGGCGCCGGTGAAAATTGCTATTGAAGCAGCTATTCGCCAAGGATGGGATCGTTTTATTGGTCGAGATGGTGTATTTATAGGAATGCATGGTTTCGGTGCGAGTGGTCCTATCGACGCACTTTACAAACATTTCGGGATAACCCCCGAAGCCGTCGTTGCAGCGGCGGAAGCAAAGCTTTAA
- a CDS encoding class I fructose-bisphosphate aldolase — MSERLEDIAIAMTAGGKGLLAADESTSTIKKRFDTIHLESTEENRRDYREMLFTTKEAMEKYISGVILFDETIRQKASDGRMLTDIIRQAGSIPGIKVDEGAKPLAGFPDETITEGLDGLRGRLKEYYELGARFAKWRGVIAIDSNKFPTWGAVRQNAQALARYAALCQEAQIVPIVEPEILMDGKPGNHSIDRCYEVTEHVLRTVFDELFSARVKLEGMILKPNMVIDGKNARKASVEEVAEKTVRVLKSTVPATVPGIAFLSGGQSDEEATAHLSAINAIGNLPWKVTFSYGRALQAAAIAAWGGKKQNVAAGQKAFAHRAKMNYLAALGKWTKKDEQAA; from the coding sequence ATGAGTGAACGTCTTGAGGATATTGCAATTGCTATGACGGCAGGAGGAAAAGGTCTGCTTGCTGCTGATGAAAGCACAAGCACCATAAAAAAGCGGTTCGATACGATCCATCTCGAATCGACCGAAGAAAACCGTCGCGACTATCGTGAGATGTTGTTCACGACCAAAGAAGCTATGGAAAAATACATTTCCGGCGTCATTCTGTTTGATGAAACAATTCGTCAAAAAGCCTCGGATGGTCGCATGTTGACCGACATTATCAGGCAGGCCGGTTCAATACCCGGTATCAAGGTCGACGAAGGGGCAAAGCCGCTCGCCGGTTTTCCGGATGAAACGATTACAGAAGGGCTTGATGGTTTACGGGGGCGCTTGAAAGAATATTATGAACTGGGTGCCCGTTTCGCCAAATGGCGCGGTGTTATTGCTATTGATAGCAATAAATTCCCGACATGGGGTGCTGTAAGACAAAATGCTCAAGCCTTGGCACGTTATGCCGCACTTTGTCAGGAAGCACAGATTGTTCCGATCGTTGAACCGGAAATTCTTATGGATGGCAAACCCGGAAATCATTCGATTGATCGTTGCTATGAAGTAACCGAACATGTGTTGAGAACCGTTTTCGACGAACTTTTTTCTGCTCGTGTCAAACTGGAAGGTATGATTCTAAAGCCGAATATGGTTATTGACGGTAAAAATGCCCGCAAGGCTTCTGTCGAGGAAGTTGCTGAAAAAACCGTTCGTGTTTTGAAATCGACTGTTCCGGCAACCGTTCCCGGTATCGCATTCCTTTCTGGTGGCCAGTCTGATGAAGAAGCAACAGCCCATCTTTCGGCAATTAATGCAATCGGCAATCTGCCGTGGAAGGTAACATTCTCTTACGGACGTGCTCTGCAAGCTGCTGCTATCGCGGCATGGGGCGGTAAAAAGCAGAATGTTGCAGCTGGTCAAAAAGCTTTTGCCCACCGTGCAAAGATGAACTATCTTGCAGCACTCGGTAAATGGACCAAAAAGGACGAACAAGCCGCCTGA
- a CDS encoding transporter substrate-binding domain-containing protein, with translation MIFKFIFRAIIVVVALGFVNVANAQEVKFATDNSNIPFSYMENGKLVGFDVELWDAIAKEMGVKYTTTPMDFSTVISDVHIGQIDVAMAGLIITRTRSNVVDFSKPYYEGGLVLLVRSDSTIKSVDDLKGKTIAIKNGTSAFPYAIEHLPNTQRHLFPEIDAAFNDLVNGGVDAVLFDAPVVMHYAATEGKDKVKVVGSVLEQQSYGAAFPQGSQLLDRYNIALKHLQDNGTYATIYKKWFGVNPS, from the coding sequence ATGATTTTTAAATTTATTTTTAGAGCCATCATCGTGGTGGTGGCTTTAGGTTTTGTGAACGTTGCGAATGCACAAGAAGTGAAATTTGCGACTGATAATTCCAATATTCCTTTCAGTTATATGGAAAATGGCAAGCTCGTTGGCTTCGATGTAGAATTGTGGGATGCCATCGCAAAAGAAATGGGTGTTAAATATACCACGACACCGATGGATTTTTCGACGGTTATTTCGGACGTGCATATCGGCCAGATCGATGTTGCTATGGCCGGTCTGATTATTACCCGCACACGCTCCAATGTGGTCGATTTTTCCAAACCGTATTATGAAGGTGGGCTTGTATTACTGGTTCGCAGTGACAGCACTATAAAATCCGTTGATGATCTCAAAGGCAAAACAATTGCCATAAAAAATGGCACAAGCGCTTTTCCCTATGCAATTGAACATTTACCGAATACCCAGCGTCACCTCTTCCCGGAAATCGATGCGGCATTTAACGATCTCGTCAATGGCGGAGTAGATGCTGTGTTGTTTGATGCTCCGGTTGTTATGCATTATGCAGCAACTGAAGGGAAGGATAAGGTAAAAGTCGTGGGGAGCGTATTGGAGCAACAAAGCTATGGCGCAGCCTTCCCGCAAGGTAGCCAGTTACTTGATCGTTACAATATTGCACTCAAACATCTGCAAGATAACGGAACATATGCAACGATCTACAAGAAATGGTTTGGCGTTAACCCGAGCTAA
- a CDS encoding porin: protein MVTSAVIAIQTTAAKAADVALPEAEPVEYVRVCDAYGEGYFYIPGTDTCLKLGGFIYAQAKGGDDVYARSRDERNMKTWRDEVRAHLLVATASETELGTLKTHIELRSDFDDGTDSSSSQLRFGYIELGGLHIGVDESALNTFFDYYGDFINDDVVLGGAYRTNMIQYQYAFSNGLTALVSIEQGGDEDTDFNGTIEDYTPDVVAGLKFEQGWGSITGAGAYDAVNEAWIGKAKVNLKITDAFNVWVMGAYKDLKDKYYEDIDDEDTLIRDGRRGIRAVDSFYGTWGGKWVGWLGASYKFTPKTTGNLQLTYEGVGNTYTAVNVAYEMLPGLTVMPEVNYRKWNDVHSDLYDQDAIGGAIRIQRDF from the coding sequence ATGGTAACTTCCGCGGTTATCGCAATTCAAACAACAGCAGCAAAGGCAGCCGATGTCGCCTTGCCGGAAGCCGAGCCGGTTGAATATGTTCGCGTCTGTGATGCTTATGGCGAGGGATATTTCTATATTCCCGGCACAGATACATGTCTGAAACTGGGTGGTTTTATTTATGCACAGGCGAAGGGTGGTGACGATGTTTACGCCCGTTCGCGTGACGAACGTAATATGAAAACCTGGCGCGATGAAGTCCGTGCCCATTTGCTCGTTGCTACAGCTTCCGAAACCGAACTCGGAACCTTGAAAACACATATTGAGTTACGTTCCGATTTTGATGATGGAACGGATTCCTCTTCGTCCCAATTGCGTTTCGGTTATATCGAACTCGGCGGTTTGCATATCGGTGTTGATGAATCGGCATTGAATACATTTTTCGATTACTATGGCGACTTCATTAATGATGATGTTGTCCTGGGCGGTGCCTATCGTACCAATATGATCCAGTACCAATATGCATTCAGCAATGGTTTGACGGCATTGGTTTCAATCGAGCAGGGTGGCGACGAAGATACCGACTTCAACGGAACGATAGAAGATTACACCCCCGATGTCGTTGCGGGTTTGAAATTTGAACAAGGTTGGGGATCAATTACAGGTGCCGGTGCCTATGATGCTGTCAATGAAGCCTGGATTGGCAAGGCAAAAGTCAACCTGAAAATTACCGATGCATTCAATGTCTGGGTTATGGGGGCTTATAAAGACCTCAAAGACAAATATTATGAAGATATTGATGACGAGGACACTCTCATCCGTGATGGTCGTCGCGGTATCCGTGCCGTTGATAGCTTCTACGGTACATGGGGTGGAAAATGGGTTGGTTGGCTTGGTGCCTCTTATAAATTCACGCCGAAAACAACAGGTAACTTGCAGTTGACTTATGAAGGCGTAGGCAACACCTACACGGCTGTCAATGTTGCTTATGAAATGCTTCCCGGTCTTACGGTTATGCCGGAAGTCAACTATCGTAAATGGAACGATGTCCATTCCGATTTGTATGATCAGGATGCTATAGGCGGTGCCATCCGTATCCAGCGCGATTTCTAA
- a CDS encoding cell division protein ZapA, translating into MATVSVTIDGKTYRMACDEGEEDHLAGLAHQLDQYISHLKSNFGEIGDHRLSVMAGIMVMDELDEARRQLNRLKQENDMLRQENTELTDACERYETVAAKAIDRAASHIDALARELVKNQ; encoded by the coding sequence ATGGCAACTGTATCAGTCACGATTGATGGAAAAACCTACCGCATGGCTTGCGATGAAGGCGAAGAAGACCATCTTGCCGGTCTTGCCCATCAGCTTGACCAATACATCAGCCATTTGAAATCGAATTTCGGCGAGATCGGAGATCATCGCCTTTCTGTTATGGCAGGCATAATGGTTATGGACGAGCTTGATGAAGCGCGTCGTCAGCTAAATAGGCTGAAACAGGAAAACGACATGTTGCGACAGGAAAATACAGAGCTTACCGATGCCTGTGAACGCTACGAAACAGTCGCAGCCAAAGCAATTGATCGGGCGGCCAGTCATATTGATGCTCTTGCCCGTGAGCTTGTGAAAAACCAGTAA
- the gap gene encoding type I glyceraldehyde-3-phosphate dehydrogenase has product MAVRVAINGFGRIGRNVVRAIIESGRKDIDIVAVNDLGPVETNAHLLRYDSVHGRFPHEVKVSGDTIDAGRGPIKVTAARDPEQLPWKELGIDIALECTGIFTAREKAAAHLDAGAKRVIVSAPSKGADLTVVYGVNHDKLTKEHKVISNGSCTTNCLAPVAHVLNKTVGIEKGFMTTIHSYTGDQPTLDKLHKDLYRARAAALSMIPTSTGAAKAVGLVLPELAGKLDGVAIRVPTPNVSVVDFTFIAKRSVTPEEINEEIRKAANGPLKGILGYTDEKLVSHDFNHDPHSSIFHTEQTRVMDGTFVRILSWYDNEWGFSNRMADVAVAFAKTI; this is encoded by the coding sequence ATGGCAGTACGTGTAGCAATCAACGGATTTGGACGTATTGGGCGCAATGTTGTGCGCGCAATCATTGAAAGCGGTCGCAAAGATATTGACATTGTTGCAGTTAACGATTTGGGGCCTGTTGAAACAAATGCCCATCTGTTGCGCTATGATTCGGTCCATGGACGTTTCCCTCATGAAGTAAAGGTATCGGGTGATACCATTGACGCTGGCCGCGGGCCGATCAAGGTTACGGCTGCACGTGATCCGGAACAATTGCCGTGGAAAGAACTTGGCATTGATATTGCTTTGGAATGCACCGGCATTTTTACCGCCCGTGAAAAAGCTGCTGCCCATCTTGATGCAGGTGCCAAGCGTGTTATCGTTTCCGCACCGTCAAAAGGCGCTGACCTGACGGTTGTCTATGGCGTTAATCATGACAAGCTCACAAAAGAGCACAAAGTCATTTCGAACGGATCCTGCACCACCAATTGCCTTGCTCCGGTTGCCCATGTTCTCAACAAAACTGTCGGCATTGAAAAAGGCTTCATGACAACCATTCACTCTTATACCGGCGATCAACCGACTTTGGATAAATTGCACAAAGATCTCTACCGTGCACGCGCTGCAGCTTTGTCGATGATCCCGACCTCTACCGGTGCTGCCAAAGCTGTTGGTCTGGTATTGCCGGAACTTGCCGGCAAGCTTGATGGCGTTGCTATCCGTGTTCCGACTCCGAATGTTTCGGTTGTCGATTTTACCTTTATTGCAAAACGTTCGGTTACACCGGAAGAAATCAATGAAGAAATCCGTAAAGCTGCAAATGGACCTTTGAAGGGTATCCTCGGCTATACCGATGAAAAACTCGTCAGCCACGATTTCAACCATGATCCACATTCGTCGATTTTCCATACCGAGCAAACACGCGTTATGGATGGAACATTCGTTCGTATTCTTTCCTGGTACGACAATGAATGGGGCTTCTCCAACCGTATGGCTGATGTTGCCGTCGCATTCGCAAAGACGATCTGA
- a CDS encoding DUF4164 domain-containing protein has product MPQDTSILDQAINRLENALKTLENAVVNDNKDTYDTSELEEEIQRMNADRSRLAQALDTSESRAERLEQANKEVSRRLITAMETIRTVVDR; this is encoded by the coding sequence ATGCCACAAGATACATCAATTCTCGATCAAGCGATCAATCGTCTGGAAAACGCTCTTAAGACGCTTGAAAATGCCGTTGTCAATGACAATAAAGATACATATGACACCAGTGAGCTCGAGGAAGAAATCCAGCGCATGAATGCAGATCGCAGCCGTCTGGCGCAAGCACTCGATACATCTGAATCGCGCGCTGAACGCCTTGAACAAGCCAATAAAGAAGTATCGCGCCGTCTTATTACCGCAATGGAAACGATACGAACAGTGGTTGACCGGTAA